The proteins below are encoded in one region of Tolumonas auensis DSM 9187:
- the cpsG gene encoding phosphomannomutase CpsG, translating to MKTLNCFKAYDIRGRLGDELNEDIAYRIGRAYGEFAKPKIVVVGGDVRLTSESLKQALSNGLRDAGTDVLDIGLSGTEEIYFATFHLGVDGGIEVTASHNPMDYNGMKLVCEGAKPISGDTGLRDIQRLAEENNFAPADPVCQGSYQQISIIDAYVDHLMSYINPANFKPLKLVVNSGNGAAGHVIDEIERRFKVLAVPVEFIKVHHEADGNFPNGIPNPLLPECRQDTADAVKAHGADMGIAFDGDFDRCFLFDEHGGFIEGYYIVGLLADAFLQKQPGAKIIHDPRLSWNTIDVVSSAGGVPVMSKTGHAFIKERMRAEDAIYGGEMSAHHYFRDFAYCDSGMIPWLLVAELLCVKGQTLQQLVGDRMAAYPASGEINSKLADPKMAIARVLATYQQEALLLDETDGISLEFPDWRFNLRSSNTEPLVRLNVESRGRAVSISEKTKEILNILCG from the coding sequence ATGAAAACATTAAATTGTTTCAAAGCCTATGACATCCGCGGCCGCCTCGGTGATGAGCTGAACGAAGATATTGCCTACCGCATTGGCCGTGCTTACGGTGAATTTGCCAAGCCGAAAATCGTGGTAGTTGGCGGTGATGTGCGCCTGACCAGTGAAAGCCTGAAACAGGCGCTGAGCAATGGCCTGCGCGATGCCGGCACAGATGTACTGGATATCGGCCTTTCCGGCACCGAAGAGATCTATTTTGCCACCTTCCATCTCGGAGTGGATGGCGGTATCGAAGTCACCGCCAGTCATAACCCAATGGATTACAACGGTATGAAGCTGGTGTGTGAAGGTGCGAAACCGATCAGTGGTGACACCGGTTTACGTGATATCCAGCGGCTGGCGGAAGAAAACAATTTTGCACCGGCCGACCCGGTCTGCCAGGGCAGTTATCAGCAGATCTCTATTATCGATGCCTATGTCGATCATCTGATGAGCTATATCAATCCGGCTAATTTCAAACCGCTGAAACTGGTGGTGAACAGCGGCAACGGCGCAGCAGGCCATGTCATTGATGAAATCGAGCGTCGTTTCAAGGTATTAGCCGTGCCGGTTGAATTTATCAAGGTGCATCATGAAGCCGATGGTAACTTCCCGAACGGTATTCCTAATCCATTGTTACCTGAATGCCGTCAGGATACCGCCGATGCGGTGAAAGCGCATGGTGCCGATATGGGCATAGCCTTTGACGGTGATTTCGACCGCTGCTTCCTGTTTGATGAACACGGTGGCTTTATTGAAGGTTATTACATCGTAGGTTTGTTGGCCGATGCTTTCCTGCAAAAACAGCCAGGTGCGAAAATCATTCATGATCCACGTTTATCCTGGAACACGATTGATGTAGTCAGCAGCGCAGGCGGGGTACCAGTGATGTCTAAAACCGGCCATGCCTTTATCAAGGAACGTATGCGGGCAGAAGACGCCATCTACGGCGGTGAAATGAGTGCACATCACTATTTTCGTGATTTTGCCTACTGCGATTCAGGTATGATCCCATGGTTATTGGTTGCCGAACTGCTGTGTGTCAAAGGTCAGACACTGCAGCAACTGGTGGGTGACCGTATGGCAGCCTATCCAGCATCAGGCGAGATCAACAGCAAACTGGCTGATCCAAAAATGGCCATTGCTCGTGTGCTGGCAACTTATCAGCAGGAAGCATTATTGCTGGATGAAACCGATGGTATCAGTCTGGAGTTCCCTGACTGGCGCTTTAACCTGCGTAGTTCCAATACTGAGCCGTTGGTAAGGCTTAATGTTGAGTCGCGAGGTAGAGCGGTATCCATATCTGAAAAAACAAAAGAAATTCTAAATATTCTCTGTGGCTAG
- a CDS encoding mannose-1-phosphate guanylyltransferase/mannose-6-phosphate isomerase: MLLPVIMAGGSGTRLWPLSRTLYPKQFLTLTGDNSMLQDTVARLQGLEHQAPVLICNEEHRFIVAEQLRQRHFAHSGIILEPAGRNTAPAIALAALHATAQGEDPLLLVLAADHVIQNQVHFIQAVQQALPQAAAGKLVTFGIVPHAPETGYGYIRQGKAVSAEAYQVAAFVEKPDLATAEIYLASKEYYWNSGMFMFRASRYLEELATHRPDILAACQQAMQGVHHDLDFLRLNEAAFLACPDDSIDYAVMEKTQDAVVVPMDAQWSDVGSWSALWEVNSKDEDGNAIRGDVLTTQTRNSYIYAQHKLVSTVGVDDLIIVETKDAVLVANKNNVQDVKAIVAQLKAANRSEHLQHREAYRPWGSHDAISDGERFHVKKVTVKPGQRTTTQIHYHRAEHWVVVSGTAKVQIGDKIFLVTENESTYIPIGVPHSLENPGKVPLELIEVRTGAYLEEDDVIRLDYTV, encoded by the coding sequence ATGCTGTTACCTGTCATTATGGCCGGTGGTTCCGGTACCCGGTTATGGCCACTGTCGCGCACTCTTTATCCGAAACAGTTTCTGACGCTGACCGGTGACAACAGCATGCTGCAGGATACGGTCGCACGTCTGCAGGGGCTGGAACATCAGGCCCCGGTTCTGATCTGTAACGAAGAACACCGTTTTATTGTGGCAGAGCAGTTACGCCAGCGTCATTTTGCGCATAGCGGCATTATCCTCGAACCGGCAGGGCGCAATACTGCGCCGGCCATTGCACTGGCGGCATTACATGCCACTGCACAGGGCGAAGACCCGTTACTGCTGGTGCTGGCGGCTGATCACGTCATCCAGAATCAGGTCCATTTTATTCAGGCGGTGCAGCAGGCATTACCGCAGGCTGCTGCCGGTAAACTGGTGACCTTCGGTATCGTGCCGCATGCGCCGGAAACAGGCTATGGCTATATTCGTCAGGGTAAGGCGGTATCGGCCGAGGCTTATCAGGTGGCGGCCTTTGTTGAAAAGCCGGATCTGGCTACCGCAGAAATCTATCTTGCCAGTAAGGAATATTACTGGAACAGCGGGATGTTTATGTTCCGGGCTTCCCGTTATCTGGAAGAACTGGCAACACACCGTCCGGACATTCTTGCCGCCTGCCAGCAGGCAATGCAAGGAGTGCATCACGATCTGGATTTCCTGCGCCTCAATGAAGCGGCATTTCTGGCTTGTCCGGATGATTCCATCGATTATGCGGTCATGGAAAAAACCCAGGACGCCGTGGTGGTGCCGATGGATGCTCAATGGAGCGATGTCGGCTCTTGGTCGGCATTGTGGGAAGTGAATAGCAAGGATGAAGATGGCAATGCCATCCGTGGCGATGTGCTGACTACGCAGACCCGCAACAGCTATATCTATGCGCAGCACAAGCTGGTCAGCACCGTCGGCGTGGATGATCTGATTATCGTTGAGACCAAAGATGCCGTGCTGGTTGCCAATAAAAACAACGTGCAGGATGTGAAAGCGATCGTGGCGCAGCTAAAAGCGGCGAACCGTAGCGAACATCTGCAGCACCGTGAGGCCTACCGACCGTGGGGCAGTCACGACGCTATTTCAGATGGCGAACGTTTCCATGTCAAAAAAGTGACGGTAAAACCCGGTCAGCGTACTACTACTCAGATCCATTATCACCGCGCAGAGCACTGGGTGGTGGTTTCTGGTACAGCAAAAGTGCAAATTGGGGATAAAATATTTCTGGTAACTGAAAATGAATCAACCTATATCCCGATCGGTGTGCCGCATTCATTGGAAAATCCCGGCAAAGTGCCTTTGGAACTGATTGAAGTCAGAACCGGGGCCTATCTGGAAGAAGACGATGTAATCCGTCTTGACTACACTGTTTAA
- a CDS encoding GDP-mannose mannosyl hydrolase — protein sequence MTQRLDTELFKSVVANTPLISVDLIVRNPQGQILLGQRVNRPAQGYWFVPGGRVRKDELLANAFTRLVNEELGLISCNMQNALFLGPFEHFYADNFSGDDFSTHYVVLGYQLDIDALPAQLPHEQHHSYRWFPVDELLNSSDVHFHTKQYFQNNK from the coding sequence ATGACCCAACGATTAGACACTGAATTGTTTAAGTCGGTAGTTGCCAATACGCCGCTGATTTCTGTTGATCTGATTGTCCGTAACCCGCAAGGTCAGATACTGCTTGGCCAGCGGGTTAACCGGCCGGCGCAGGGATACTGGTTTGTTCCCGGCGGCCGGGTCAGAAAGGATGAACTGTTGGCAAATGCGTTTACCCGGCTGGTGAATGAAGAGCTCGGCCTGATCTCATGCAATATGCAGAATGCCTTGTTCCTCGGGCCATTTGAGCATTTCTATGCGGATAATTTTTCCGGCGATGATTTCTCTACACACTATGTTGTGCTGGGTTATCAGCTGGATATTGATGCGTTACCGGCACAGTTACCGCATGAACAGCACCACTCTTACCGCTGGTTTCCCGTCGATGAATTACTGAATTCATCGGACGTTCACTTTCATACTAAACAGTATTTTCAGAACAATAAATAG
- the fcl gene encoding GDP-L-fucose synthase, whose protein sequence is MSKQRVFVAGHRGMVGSAIIRQLEQRSDIELILRDRTQLDLLDSHVVQAFFRDNQIDQVYLAAAKVGGIVANNTYPAEFIYQNLMIEANIIHAAHLSGVQKLLFLGSSCIYPKLAKQPITESELLQGTLEATNEPYAIAKIAGIKLCESYNRQYGRDYRSVMPTNLYGENDNFHPENSHVIPALLRRFHEAKLRGDAEVVVWGSGKPMREFLYVDDMAAASVHVMELDNATYQANTQPMLSHINVGTGVDCSIRELAETMAKVVGFTGQVVFDSTKPDGTPRKLLDVSRLADLGWRYATTLEQGLAKTYQWFLANQDNFRK, encoded by the coding sequence TCGTCAGTTAGAACAACGGTCAGATATCGAATTAATCTTGCGTGATCGCACACAGTTGGATCTGCTGGATAGCCATGTGGTTCAGGCCTTTTTCCGCGATAACCAGATCGATCAGGTCTATCTGGCTGCCGCCAAGGTCGGCGGTATTGTGGCAAACAATACCTATCCGGCGGAGTTCATCTATCAGAACCTGATGATTGAAGCCAATATCATTCATGCTGCGCATCTGTCAGGGGTTCAGAAACTGCTGTTCCTGGGGTCATCCTGCATTTATCCGAAACTGGCGAAGCAGCCGATCACCGAAAGTGAGCTGCTGCAGGGCACACTGGAAGCGACCAACGAGCCGTATGCCATCGCCAAGATTGCCGGTATCAAGCTGTGCGAATCGTATAACCGTCAGTATGGCCGCGATTACCGCTCGGTGATGCCGACCAATCTGTATGGTGAGAATGATAATTTCCATCCGGAAAATTCTCATGTGATCCCGGCGCTGCTGCGTCGTTTCCATGAAGCGAAATTGCGCGGTGATGCTGAAGTTGTGGTATGGGGCAGCGGGAAGCCGATGCGCGAATTCCTGTATGTGGATGATATGGCCGCAGCCTCTGTTCATGTGATGGAGCTGGATAACGCGACTTATCAGGCCAACACCCAGCCGATGCTGTCTCATATTAATGTCGGCACTGGGGTGGACTGCTCCATTCGTGAACTGGCTGAAACCATGGCGAAAGTGGTGGGTTTCACTGGCCAAGTGGTGTTTGACAGCACGAAACCGGATGGCACGCCTCGTAAACTGCTGGATGTTTCCCGCTTGGCTGATCTGGGCTGGCGCTACGCCACCACTCTGGAACAGGGGCTGGCTAAAACCTATCAGTGGTTCCTGGCTAATCAGGACAACTTCCGTAAATAA